A single window of Venturia canescens isolate UGA chromosome 3, ASM1945775v1, whole genome shotgun sequence DNA harbors:
- the LOC122408183 gene encoding NCK-interacting protein with SH3 domain isoform X1, with translation MGDNYIRLENYEMLKALYNFKATFAKTLSFHENDHFILHQTNTKQRNWWQVINSNGQLGYIPSNYVATVKVQPQFLIDFLDECINKLNNDEDKTGMVLSADRQDLLQRLVEKKRQAELSRKPKKQAPMPPNFGTISPTKGTSGSTFDRHEVDLRSSPSNASYTTAKTTLNYEGDPVEPKLQQQVSNSRRGSNNENRSRQMPRQSSSETTRRTEPEPEEVHKSPSHSNVRQSPHNSPVKSNSSSSCEIDSRAAYHLLDEVRRNTQLSYEMSKIAVQVVVSELQQLFPNGMSQYFDAVLQQLQTPMPSSKLRIEETYDANRLKIIFTELTSCKEDAQQRSWMLYEDEAIIVEYIKELTSILTNADATVTRHALRQDQYNGISTLIQYYQMEARWTIRQLLLQSFGVMCSLDPVALTIMLNSILPMELARDMRSNPRNVPKLNYSSLLLTMIFSMGEPMPVTHLEQLGPEFISFLLELIENPPDTDLEEQIPDLFLNLILSYNLQFTASENIVLKALRETTSAKTFTQKILFLLNREEDPVRIFDHEPAPPQSVLKLFVDLFGNDFTASMFYTNDIKVLIDIVLRQLFDIPPGDKRRHYLELCRRVLRTPGYDEHRHRSEDLLKCFTRIFCEETPESQGDQHLVREISNEFPNLFKM, from the exons aTGGGCGATAACTACATAAGGTTAG AAAATTATGAGATGCTCAAAGCTCTTTACAACTTTAAGGCCACTTTTGCAAAGACCTTGAGCTTTCACGAAAATGATCACTTTATTCTTCATCAGACTAACACAAAACAAAGAAACTGGTGGCAGGTGATCAATTCTAATGGTCAACTAGGATACATTCCGTCAAACTATGTTGCCACTGTCAAG GTACAGCCTCAGTTCCTGATCGACTTTTTGGACGAATGTATAAACAAGTTGAATAATGACGAGGACAAGACAGGGATGGTACTAAGCGCAGATAGACAGGATCTTTTACAGAGATTAGTGGAGAAGAAACGCCAAGCAGAACTAAGTAGAAAGCCAAAAAAGCAAGCACCAATGCCACCGAATTTCGGTACGATATCGCCAACCAAAGGAACTTCTGGCTCAACGTTTGATCGTCACGAAGTTGACCTAAGATCATCACCAAGTAACGCAAGTTACACAACGGCAAAGACGACATTGAATTATGAGGGTGATCCGGTGGAGCCAAAATTGCAGCAGCAGGTGTCGAATTCCAGACGTGGTTCTAACAATGAGAATCGCTCGAGACAGATGCCACGTCAAAGTTCTTCAGAAACGACGCGCCGTACAGAACCTGAACCCGAAGAAGTCCACAAAAGCCCATCACACTCGAACGTTCGACAGAGCCCCCATAATTCTCCTGTCAAAAGCAACTCCTCGAGCTCGTGCGAAATCGACTCGAGAGCCGCTTATCATCTTCTCGATGAAGTACGAAGAAACACGCAACTGAGCTatgaaatgtcgaaaatagCTGTCCAAGTTGTCGTTTCGGAACTACAGCAATTATTTCCTAATGGCATGAGTCAGTATTTCGATGCTGTACTTCAACAGCTTCAAACGCCAATGCCATCATCGAAATTGAGGATCGAAGAGACTTACGATGCGAATagattgaaaatcatttttactgAACTAACTTCTTGCAAAGAGGATGCACAACAGCGAAGCTGGATGCTATACGAGGACGAGGCTATCATCGTCGAGTATATCAAAGAATTGACCTCCATTCTG ACGAATGCTGATGCAACTGTGACGAGGCATGCGCTACGACAAGATCAGTACAATGGAATATCGACACTTATACAGTATTATCAGATGGAGGCGAGATGGACCATAAGACAATTGTTACTGCAATCTTTTGGCGTTATGTGCAGCTTAGATCCAGTTGCGCTGACGATTATGCTGAACAGCATTTTGCCCATGGAACTGGCGAG agACATGAGATCTAATCCCAGAAACGTTCCAAAACTCAATTACTCATCGCTGCTGctaacaatgattttttccatGGGCGAACCCATGCCTGTAACGCACCTGG AACAACTGGGTCCAGAGTTCATATCGTTTCTGTTGGAACTCATAGAAAATCCACCGGACACGGATCTCGAGGAGCAAATACCTGATCTGTTTTTGAATCTCATTTTATCCTACAATCTACAGTTTACTGcctcggaaaatattgttcTGAAAGCTCTCAGAGAAACAACGTCAGCAAAAACATTTACACAGAAAATTTTGTTCCTTCTCAATAGAGAGG AGGATCCCGTGAGAATATTCGATCACGAGCCAGCACCACCGCAGTCTGTGTTGAAGCTTTTTGTTGACCTGTTCGGCAACGACTTCACAGCATCTATGTTCTACACGAACGATATAAAAGTCCTTATTGACATCGTTCTTCGTCAACTTTTCGATATTCCTCCCGGAGACAAG AGGAGACATTATCTGGAACTGTGTCGTCGAGTTTTGCGCACTCCTGGATACGATGAGCATCGGCATCGGTCGGAGGatttattgaaatgttttACAAG AATATTCTGCGAAGAAACGCCCGAAAGCCAAGGAGATCAGCATCTCGTTCGTGAAATAAGCAacgaatttcccaatcttttcAAAATGTGA
- the LOC122408183 gene encoding NCK-interacting protein with SH3 domain isoform X2, translating to MLKALYNFKATFAKTLSFHENDHFILHQTNTKQRNWWQVINSNGQLGYIPSNYVATVKVQPQFLIDFLDECINKLNNDEDKTGMVLSADRQDLLQRLVEKKRQAELSRKPKKQAPMPPNFGTISPTKGTSGSTFDRHEVDLRSSPSNASYTTAKTTLNYEGDPVEPKLQQQVSNSRRGSNNENRSRQMPRQSSSETTRRTEPEPEEVHKSPSHSNVRQSPHNSPVKSNSSSSCEIDSRAAYHLLDEVRRNTQLSYEMSKIAVQVVVSELQQLFPNGMSQYFDAVLQQLQTPMPSSKLRIEETYDANRLKIIFTELTSCKEDAQQRSWMLYEDEAIIVEYIKELTSILTNADATVTRHALRQDQYNGISTLIQYYQMEARWTIRQLLLQSFGVMCSLDPVALTIMLNSILPMELARDMRSNPRNVPKLNYSSLLLTMIFSMGEPMPVTHLEQLGPEFISFLLELIENPPDTDLEEQIPDLFLNLILSYNLQFTASENIVLKALRETTSAKTFTQKILFLLNREEDPVRIFDHEPAPPQSVLKLFVDLFGNDFTASMFYTNDIKVLIDIVLRQLFDIPPGDKRRHYLELCRRVLRTPGYDEHRHRSEDLLKCFTRIFCEETPESQGDQHLVREISNEFPNLFKM from the exons ATGCTCAAAGCTCTTTACAACTTTAAGGCCACTTTTGCAAAGACCTTGAGCTTTCACGAAAATGATCACTTTATTCTTCATCAGACTAACACAAAACAAAGAAACTGGTGGCAGGTGATCAATTCTAATGGTCAACTAGGATACATTCCGTCAAACTATGTTGCCACTGTCAAG GTACAGCCTCAGTTCCTGATCGACTTTTTGGACGAATGTATAAACAAGTTGAATAATGACGAGGACAAGACAGGGATGGTACTAAGCGCAGATAGACAGGATCTTTTACAGAGATTAGTGGAGAAGAAACGCCAAGCAGAACTAAGTAGAAAGCCAAAAAAGCAAGCACCAATGCCACCGAATTTCGGTACGATATCGCCAACCAAAGGAACTTCTGGCTCAACGTTTGATCGTCACGAAGTTGACCTAAGATCATCACCAAGTAACGCAAGTTACACAACGGCAAAGACGACATTGAATTATGAGGGTGATCCGGTGGAGCCAAAATTGCAGCAGCAGGTGTCGAATTCCAGACGTGGTTCTAACAATGAGAATCGCTCGAGACAGATGCCACGTCAAAGTTCTTCAGAAACGACGCGCCGTACAGAACCTGAACCCGAAGAAGTCCACAAAAGCCCATCACACTCGAACGTTCGACAGAGCCCCCATAATTCTCCTGTCAAAAGCAACTCCTCGAGCTCGTGCGAAATCGACTCGAGAGCCGCTTATCATCTTCTCGATGAAGTACGAAGAAACACGCAACTGAGCTatgaaatgtcgaaaatagCTGTCCAAGTTGTCGTTTCGGAACTACAGCAATTATTTCCTAATGGCATGAGTCAGTATTTCGATGCTGTACTTCAACAGCTTCAAACGCCAATGCCATCATCGAAATTGAGGATCGAAGAGACTTACGATGCGAATagattgaaaatcatttttactgAACTAACTTCTTGCAAAGAGGATGCACAACAGCGAAGCTGGATGCTATACGAGGACGAGGCTATCATCGTCGAGTATATCAAAGAATTGACCTCCATTCTG ACGAATGCTGATGCAACTGTGACGAGGCATGCGCTACGACAAGATCAGTACAATGGAATATCGACACTTATACAGTATTATCAGATGGAGGCGAGATGGACCATAAGACAATTGTTACTGCAATCTTTTGGCGTTATGTGCAGCTTAGATCCAGTTGCGCTGACGATTATGCTGAACAGCATTTTGCCCATGGAACTGGCGAG agACATGAGATCTAATCCCAGAAACGTTCCAAAACTCAATTACTCATCGCTGCTGctaacaatgattttttccatGGGCGAACCCATGCCTGTAACGCACCTGG AACAACTGGGTCCAGAGTTCATATCGTTTCTGTTGGAACTCATAGAAAATCCACCGGACACGGATCTCGAGGAGCAAATACCTGATCTGTTTTTGAATCTCATTTTATCCTACAATCTACAGTTTACTGcctcggaaaatattgttcTGAAAGCTCTCAGAGAAACAACGTCAGCAAAAACATTTACACAGAAAATTTTGTTCCTTCTCAATAGAGAGG AGGATCCCGTGAGAATATTCGATCACGAGCCAGCACCACCGCAGTCTGTGTTGAAGCTTTTTGTTGACCTGTTCGGCAACGACTTCACAGCATCTATGTTCTACACGAACGATATAAAAGTCCTTATTGACATCGTTCTTCGTCAACTTTTCGATATTCCTCCCGGAGACAAG AGGAGACATTATCTGGAACTGTGTCGTCGAGTTTTGCGCACTCCTGGATACGATGAGCATCGGCATCGGTCGGAGGatttattgaaatgttttACAAG AATATTCTGCGAAGAAACGCCCGAAAGCCAAGGAGATCAGCATCTCGTTCGTGAAATAAGCAacgaatttcccaatcttttcAAAATGTGA